In Microbacterium sp. No. 7, the genomic window GTCCTCAGCAGATCCGATGTCGTTGATGGCGACCTGCTTGGTGGCCGGGGCGGTCGTTGCGTTAGTCATGTAGTGGGTTGTCCTTGTAGGTGGGGATGTTCGGGCTCGCGCCGCCGGGATCCGGCCGCTGCGTGGGCGAGCGGATGCCGTGGTGCGAGACGGTGGTTGGATTGCTGTCACCGGCTGCTCGCGGCCCGCACGCACGCTGGTACGCGCACACGCACGCCAGAAGCATCACACGAGTGACGATTCATGCTATCAGGCGACGGCACCGTCGAGATAGACCCAGCGCGAGCCGCGCAGCACGAACCTGCTCACCTCGGCGAGGACGCCCCGCTCCCCCGTGCCCGCATCGCGCCAGTGCGCACGGAAGGTCACCGTGTCGCCGTCGGCGTGGACGACCTCCAGGCGCTCCCACGCGACGGCGGGATCGAGCACGAGATCGGACGGCCGCGTCGACGGATGCCACGTGCGCCGCAGGTGCGCCGCGTCGCCGAGCGCGAACGCCGTGAACCGCGAGCGCATGACCTCCTCGGGATCAGCGGCCGCGCGGCCGTCCAGCAGCGGGCCGCAGCACGCGCCGTACCGCCCGCCGCCGCACGGGCACGGCGCATCGGCATGCGGCCTGCGCGCGGGTCCGGGCGCGACGTTCCCGAATGACATGTGCTCCCCTGACATGTGCCACCCCAGCCGTTCACGACGGGCTGTGGACAACTTTCCGCGTCGACGGATGCTGATGGCTACCGTATCGCCCATGCACCGCCGTCCTCTCGCCCTCCTCGCCGCCGCCGTCCTCGCCGCCTCGCTCGGAACGGGGTGCGCGCCGGCCGCGGAGCCCGCTGCGTTCGAGAACGACGACGAGGCGTTCGCAGCCGCGGAGGCGACGTATCGGGCGTATGTGGATGCCGTGAACGAGAAACAAGAGGACCCGGATTCGACCGCGGACCCACTCTCGTTCCTGTCAGGTCACGCACTCGAGTCCAGCATCCGAAGTGAGCAAAGGATGAAGTCGGAGGGGATCCGGCTCAGTGGCGCAAGCACGCTCGCCGAGGTCACCCTTGCCGAGGTGGACTTTCCTGACGTCGTGATCACCGCCTGCATCGACGCAAGCGCTACGCGCGTTCTTGACGCGAGTGACGTCGACATCACCCCCATCGACCGCCCAGATCGGCTGCCGCTTGAGGTCACTCTCACCGACCGAGCAGGCACATTATTCATCACCAATTCGGTTGCCAAGGAGGCGACATGCTGACGGCGATGATCGCGGGAGCAGCCCTGAGTGTGTCGGCATCCACTTTCTGCGCGTACGCCGACAGGATCTCTGGCCAGTGCGAGGTCACGAACACGGGTTCGTCGGTAGAGATGGAGGCCTCGTACGAGGTCCCGGGCACCGACGGAAACGACGGCAACTCCGGCGCCGGCGATACCGGTGGGGGCGATGCCGGCGGGGGCACGTACGAGGCTCCGTCAATCGAGACAGATTGGGTGACCCCGGTCATCCCGGCCGGTCCGCCGCCGGAGCGTCACGACGCCCGCCCCTGGCCCCTCACCAACCCCACACCCCCACCCGACACCTGCACCAATGACTGCACCACCCCCACCGAGGCCGTCCCCGCCGTCTCGGGTGTCACGATCACCGACCTGGCCTCCTTCACCCCCACCCCACCCGACCTGATCGGAGAGCCCTTCGGATTCGGGATCACCGGCGCACCCACCAACCTCTACACCCACGCCGACACCCACACCACCACCGGCGACCTGCTCGGCCACCCCGTCACCGTCCGCTTCACCCCCACCCACTACCACTTCGACCACGGCGACGGCACCACCAGCACAACCACGACCGGCGGCGTCTCCTGGGAGACCCTCGGGGTTTCGCAGTTCACCCCCACCGACACCACCCACATCTACGACACCCGCGGCACCTACCCCGCGACCGTGACCGTCATCTACACCGCCGAAATCGACACCGGCACCGGATGGCACCCCATCCCCGGCATCCTCCCCCTCACCAGCCCCACCACCGACATCACCGTCCTGGAGAAACGCACCGCCCTCGTCCAACACACCTGCATCGAAGACCCCCACGGACCCGGCTGCCCCCCACCCTGACCGAGGTCCCCCCCCGCTCATCCCCACGGTGCCAGTTACCTCCGCGAGGGTGCCAGTTACCTCCGCGAGGGTGCCAGTTACCTCCGCGAGGGTGCCAGTTGTCCCGCCGAGGGTGCTTTCGAAAGCACCCTCGTGAGAACAGCACCCTCGCGAGAACAACCAGCACCCTCGCGAGAAGCGCACGCCCTCGTCCGGCACGCCTGCACTGAGGCCTGACTCACCCGCGGGGACGGCGGGCGGGCACCAGGACGGCGGGCGCGTGCCAGGATGAGGCCATGACTGGCCGGCTCATGCTGCTCGACACCGCAAGCCTCTACTTCCGTGCGTTCTACGGCGTGCCCGACCGCTTCGAGTCCCCCGACGGCCGGCCCGTGAACGCCGTGCGCGGGCTGCTCGACATGATCGCCAAGCTCGTCGCGGCCTACGAGCCGACGCACCTGATCGCCTGCTGGGACGACGACTGGCGCCCGCAGTGGCGCGTCGACCTCATCCCCTCGTACAAGGCGCACCGCGTCGTCGAGCCGCACGACGCCGGCCCCGACGCCGAGGAGGTGCCCGACCGGCTCGAGGTGCAGGTGCCGGTGATCCGCGAGGCGCTCGGCGTCCTCGGCATCCGCATCGCGGGGTGCGCCGAGCACGAGGCCGACGACGTCATCGGCACGCTCGCGACGGTGTCGGACCTGCCGACCGACGTCGTCACGGGCGATCGCGACCTGTTCCAGCTCGTCGACGACGCGCGCGGCGTGCGCGTGATCTACACGGGACGCGGCATGAGCAACCTCGACGACGTCACCGCCGGCACGATCGCCGAGCGCTACGGCATCGGGCCCGCGCAGTATGCCGACTTCGCCGTGCTGCGCGGCGACGCCTCCGACGGTCTTCCCGGTGTGGCCGGTGTCGGGGAGAAGACGGCGGCCACACTGCTGACGACGCACGAAAACCTGGCCGGCATCCTGCGCGCCGCCGAGGCGGGCGCCGGCATGTCGGCGGGCGTGCGCGCCAAGATCCTCGCCGCGGCCGACTACCTGGCCGTCGCGCCGCGCGTCGTCGAGGTCGTGCGCGACCTCGACGTCTCGCCGGAGCCGAGCCGCATCTCCGCGCCCGACGACGCCGCCGTCGCGGCCCTCGCCGCGCGCTGGAGCCTCGGAGACCGCGCCGCGCGCGCCGCCGCGGCCCTCGCCGCGCGCGCCTGAGACCCGCGCGCGCCTGAGACCTGAGAGCGGACGCCGGCCCGATCCGGCGGCGCGGTCAGCGTTGCGTCTTCTCAGCCCGCGTCTTCTCAGCCCTGCGTCTTCGAGGCGGCGACCCACGCGTCGAGCGTGCGGGCCGCGGCCCCGGCGTCGATCGCCGCGGCGGCCCGGTCGCGAGCCGCCGCGAGCCGCTCCAGGATCGGGCGCTGCACCTGCCCCGCATCGCGCGACAGCTCGAACGACACGATGCCGGCCGCCGCGTTCAGCAGCACGATGTCGCGCACGGGCCCCGTCTCGCCCTGCAGCACGCGATGCACGACGCCCGCGTTGTGGGCGGCGTCCGCGCCACGCAGCTGATCGATGCTCGCGAACGGGATGCCGAGGTCGCGCGGGTCGAGGTCGTGCTCGTGCACGTCGCCGCGGCTGACCTCCCAGATGCGGCTGTGCCCCGTCGTCGTGAGCTCGTCGAGGCCGTCGTCGCCGCGGAACACGAGCGCGGTGGCGCCGCGGGTGCGGAACACGCCCGTGATGAGCGGGATGCGATCGGCGGCGGCGACGCCCACGGCGCTCGCCTCGGGGCGCGCCGGATTGCACAGCGGGCCCAGGATGTTGAACACGGTCGGCACGCCGAGCTCGGCGCGCACGGGACCCGCGTGCCGGAACCCGGGGTGGAACGCGGCGGCGAAGACGAAGGTGATGCCCGCCTCGTCGAGGATCTGCGCGACACGCTCAGGCGAGACGGTGAGATCGACGCCGAGCGCCGACAGCACGTCGGACGAGCCCGAGGCCGAGCTGGCCGCCCGGTTGCCGTGCTTGACGACGGGGACGCCCGTGGCCGCCACGACGATGGACGCCATGGTCGACACGTTCACCGTGCCGAAGCGGTCGCCGCCCGTGCCGACGATGTCGAGCGCGTCGGGCGAGACCTCCAGCGGCGCCGCGGCCTCCAGGATCGCGTCGCGGAAGCCGACGACCTCGTCGACCGTCTCGCCCTTCGCCCGCAGGCCGACGAGGAATCCGGCCAGCTGCGCCGGCGTCGCGGCACCCTCCATCACCTGGCGCATCGCCCATGTGGCCTCCGACACGCTGAGGTCGCGCCGATCGAGGATTGCGTCGAGAACACCCGGCCACGAGTACAGATCCGCCATGAGCATCGATCCTATCGGCAGCCTCGTGGCGAACTCTCAGCGCGTTTTCGGGCGGCTCCGACGAGCCGTGGAGGAGGACCCACCTTCAGTGTTGCGAAAACCACGCGCCGAATCCGCCATAATAGGTTCTGTGACGACTCCGACGACGTATCCCCAGGCCATGCGCTCTGTGAAGCGGCCTGACCCTGTGGCCGTTGGCACCATCGTGTGGCTCGGCAGCGAGGTCATGTTCTTCGCGGGCCTCTTCGCCATCTACTTCACGCTGCGCAACTCCTCGCCCGAGCTGTTCGCCGACCGCTTCGAGCTGCTCAACGTGCCGTTCGCATCGGTCAACACCCTCATCCTGGTGCTGTCGTCGTTCACCGCGCAGGCCGGTGTCTTCGCCGCCGAGCGCTTCCAGCCGTACCGCACCGGGTCGTTCTGGCAGATCCGGCAGTGGGGCATGGTCGAGTGGTTCTTCCTCAGCTTCCTCATGGGCGCCGTGTTCGTCTCGGGCCAGGTGTGGGAGTACGCGACGCTCGTCGCCGAGGGCGTCGCCTTCAACACCGACTCGTACGCGTCGGCCTTCTACCTCACGACCGGCTTCCACGCCCTCCACGTCACGGGCGGTCTCGTCGCGTTCCTGCTGGTGATCGGCCGCGCCTACGCCGTCAAGAACTTCGGACGCAAGGAGATGACCTCCGCGATCGTCGTGTCGTACTACTGGCACTTCGTCGACGTCGTGTGGATCGTCCTGTTCTTCGTCATCTACGTCCTGCCCTTCTTCAGCTGAGAGCGGAGTTGAACCCCGACATGGCATCCAAGAACCCACGCCGTCCCGGCGGGCGTCGCAGCAAATGGGCCACGGCAGCCCTCATCGGCGCCGGCCTCCTCGTCACGGGAGGCCTCTACGCCGGAGCGTCCGCCGCGGTCGCCGCCACCGAGACGGCGAGCCCGACGGCCGCGCACCTCACGGTCGACGACGGCAAGAAGCTGTTCCAGGCCAACTGCGCGACCTGCCACGGCCTCAACCTCGAGGGCACGCCCGACGGCCCCGCGCTGTACGGCGTCGGCGAGCTCGCGGTCGAGTTCCAGATGGCGACGGGCCGCATGCCCCTGCAGATGCAGGGCCCGCAGGCGCCCATGAAGCCCGTGCAGTTCACGCAGGAGCAGATCGAGGCGATCGCCGCGTGGGTGCAGTCGGTCTCGCCCGGCCCCACCTTCCCCTCCGCCGAGATCCTCGACGGGCAGGGCGACGTGGCCGAAGGCGCCGAGCTGTTCCGCATCAACTGCGCCATGTGCCACAACGTGGCCGGCGCCGGTGGCGCGCTCACCGAGGGCAAGTGGGCTCCCGCCCTCACCGAGACCAGCGCGCTGCACATCTACGCCGCCATGGTCACCGGTCCGCAGAACATGCCGGTCTTCAACGACATGACGCTGACGACCGAGGAGAAGCACAACCTGATCTCGGCGCTCCAGTGGATGCAGGAGAACCCGTCGCCCGGCGGCTTCTCGCTCGGATCCCTGGGCCCCGTCTCGGAAGGTCTCTTCATCTGGATCTTCGGCATCGGGTCACTTATCGGCATCACCGTGTGGATCACGGCGAAGTCCAACTGATCGAACACTGACACAACGCAACTTCAGTCGAGGAGCACCATGGCACACGAGGAAGACCCGCTCGAGCACGAGAGGGCTTCATGGAAGCCTTCGTCGGGGCTCGCTGTCGCGGTGACCGACCCCGTGAAGAACCCCGGTCTTCCCCCCCACCGGGAGCGGATCACCGACACAGACCCGGCCGCCATGACGCGCGCCGTCCGCACGGTCTACACGCTGTTCTACATCTCCCTTGCAGGCAGCATCTTCGCGGTCGCGGCATACATGCTGTTCCCGATCGAGAGCGGGCGGATGGCCGACATCCGCAACAACAACCTCTTCATCGGCCTCGGGATCGCCCTGGCGCTGCTGGCGATCGGCATCGGCGCCATCCACTGGTCCAAGGCGATCATGTCGGACAAGGAGTTCATCGAGGACCGGCACGCGACGCGCGGCCGCGACACGACGCGCGAGGCCGCGGTCGAGGTGTTCCGCGCCGCGAACGAGGAGTCGGGCTTCGGCCGCCGCACCGCCATCCGCGGCTCGCTGATCGCGGCCCTCGTGGCATCCGT contains:
- the qcrC gene encoding cytochrome bc1 complex diheme cytochrome c subunit, translating into MASKNPRRPGGRRSKWATAALIGAGLLVTGGLYAGASAAVAATETASPTAAHLTVDDGKKLFQANCATCHGLNLEGTPDGPALYGVGELAVEFQMATGRMPLQMQGPQAPMKPVQFTQEQIEAIAAWVQSVSPGPTFPSAEILDGQGDVAEGAELFRINCAMCHNVAGAGGALTEGKWAPALTETSALHIYAAMVTGPQNMPVFNDMTLTTEEKHNLISALQWMQENPSPGGFSLGSLGPVSEGLFIWIFGIGSLIGITVWITAKSN
- a CDS encoding 5'-3' exonuclease; this encodes MTGRLMLLDTASLYFRAFYGVPDRFESPDGRPVNAVRGLLDMIAKLVAAYEPTHLIACWDDDWRPQWRVDLIPSYKAHRVVEPHDAGPDAEEVPDRLEVQVPVIREALGVLGIRIAGCAEHEADDVIGTLATVSDLPTDVVTGDRDLFQLVDDARGVRVIYTGRGMSNLDDVTAGTIAERYGIGPAQYADFAVLRGDASDGLPGVAGVGEKTAATLLTTHENLAGILRAAEAGAGMSAGVRAKILAAADYLAVAPRVVEVVRDLDVSPEPSRISAPDDAAVAALAARWSLGDRAARAAAALAARA
- the trpD gene encoding anthranilate phosphoribosyltransferase, translating into MADLYSWPGVLDAILDRRDLSVSEATWAMRQVMEGAATPAQLAGFLVGLRAKGETVDEVVGFRDAILEAAAPLEVSPDALDIVGTGGDRFGTVNVSTMASIVVAATGVPVVKHGNRAASSASGSSDVLSALGVDLTVSPERVAQILDEAGITFVFAAAFHPGFRHAGPVRAELGVPTVFNILGPLCNPARPEASAVGVAAADRIPLITGVFRTRGATALVFRGDDGLDELTTTGHSRIWEVSRGDVHEHDLDPRDLGIPFASIDQLRGADAAHNAGVVHRVLQGETGPVRDIVLLNAAAGIVSFELSRDAGQVQRPILERLAAARDRAAAAIDAGAAARTLDAWVAASKTQG
- a CDS encoding YchJ family protein; amino-acid sequence: MSFGNVAPGPARRPHADAPCPCGGGRYGACCGPLLDGRAAADPEEVMRSRFTAFALGDAAHLRRTWHPSTRPSDLVLDPAVAWERLEVVHADGDTVTFRAHWRDAGTGERGVLAEVSRFVLRGSRWVYLDGAVA
- the ctaE gene encoding aa3-type cytochrome oxidase subunit III, encoding MRSVKRPDPVAVGTIVWLGSEVMFFAGLFAIYFTLRNSSPELFADRFELLNVPFASVNTLILVLSSFTAQAGVFAAERFQPYRTGSFWQIRQWGMVEWFFLSFLMGAVFVSGQVWEYATLVAEGVAFNTDSYASAFYLTTGFHALHVTGGLVAFLLVIGRAYAVKNFGRKEMTSAIVVSYYWHFVDVVWIVLFFVIYVLPFFS